attgcaggaagggatttctccaaaaagattttactcttatcaaagggagtaaaacaaacggaaatattaatcggcggagcaggacagacaccttggtacaaggtcaaaactccaccaatttatttccatgataccggagcagatatattatttggaaataattttctgcaaagcttcaagaggtacATACAGGACAATGAGGCCAgaaggctagtgttcacaaccaattgtgaccacaaaatcattgtgcaaaggctcaatggagcttttcatcgatcgatgccaatcaaattccgcagcaagcgtggtgatgatggcagactccggcgaCCCcagatgaaggatcaaaggagattcggagaagttttgctcaaatgcagaactgagggattcccaaatctctctgaggaagaaactcaaatcctcaaagtatccctgatatcacacaaagatatcaaggaagaagaacatgtgtccatggccgacgtcaaaaggaggattcagaggtgttaccatgagaatcctttggcatggtgggacaagaaccagctcagagcaaccttgaaagttaaaactggaaaggagcatgagttcgtaaggttcagacctatcctgatgaaccctcgagatcaacaggatatgatgagaataatcaaggaacaccttgatttaaagctgatcgaagaaggaagatcaccctacagcagtccgggatttctggtgagaaatcatggggagatcaagcgaggaaaaccaagactggtcattaattacaaaggaattaatgatattcttgagtttgacggatatttcatcccaagcagagaacaccttatcaactgcatcagaagtgcaagggtattctcaaagttcgattgcaaatcaggtttctaccagattcgcatggaggaaggaagtaagaagttcacagccttctcaactcctcaaggacattatgtttggaatgtcatgccaatggggctagccaacgcgcctcagatattccaaaggaagatggataatctcttcaaagattattcttcgtttatgtttgtttatattgatgacattctcattgcatcaaagaacattcatgaacatatcaggcatctggagatctttgcggatgtttgtcaacaagaaggacttgtgctgtctgaaaagaaggcagtcatagccacccaaaagatggagtttctggggattgagatcgatgaatctggaatcattctacaagatcatattgtggagaaggtccagaattttccagaggatctcaaggagaagaagcagctccaaagttttctcggagttgtcaattttgcagggatgtttatcaaaaaccttgcagaacacagaaaggtcttcagtccactactgaagaaagatgttccattcatatggaaggaggaacatcgagagggtatgaagaagttgaaagagatttgcaaaaatctcccgaaactttcgataccacaagacgaggatgatttggtcctctacaccgacgcgagtgattcatggtgggcagcagtactcacaaagatcaccccttttggagaagaaccttgcagatattgtagcggtcttttctccaacgacgagactgtgcgatggcacataaacgagaaagagttttttgcagttaggaaggcgttcaaaaaatggccgctattcttacttgctaaaaaatttgttttgaaagtagataacactaacgttaaagctttcttaactaaaaagattgaatctaaacctgaaaaggctagattgattagatggcaagcagaatgccaatattatgattatgatattgtcgttttgaaatctgatcagaatgttcttgcagatttccttacaagggatggagctccctgaagtggaggccatcgaggcaatacaggggcagctctttgaaagtctagagctgctacaacaagagtggCACAAGTGTGTGCTACATACcaaacaagcaggaaagatacaagcggctgacgaagccaaagtatctagccaaatcgatgtctgtttcatgaagatgttcaatcttcaggaagcaaccaacaagccgctcttgcgcgctgtccgtgaaaatcgggctaaagcaatgctttccgtacagggcggattacctgtagcaggggattcaagtacccctagcacaagtcctgagacaatggtttcacagccagactctcgagaaaaagatgttgttaaggggtcacaccctgaatcaacatgtcaaccctccacctctggggtaaaagagggagagatcaatcttaggcccatgacaggccaagttaaggttgatactgactttattgaaatttctcccTCTTGGCAGGTGTACcaggacaggtgggagaaacttctcataaggaagggcattaatccgggaaattgccgggttgatgttgccggaaaatatccaagggtttggacgactccaggagccaatccaaacgatgtcaaggaatggtatgagtttggggctttggcctcagtttataccaccgccccagccttcaccgaaatcaagggtctaccaaaatggatccagaaaacggtgttcgacacatgggagaacaacgagtccctcaaaaggggagatgttctggaattgtactgttTTAGTGCAGCACCAGAGCCAGTCGGAAAAGGAATCCGTGAAGCTTTTCActtcattaagcttcggagacctgataTGGGAGCCCTTAAcaggatcaaagttcccgacttccaggccgcaatcgtctcaacattcacggaggatcaaatctccactagacgagcatggggtctatgggtctgtcttacagagatggacaaaatgaagtccagattcaagttctatcaaagctcggatctgggaacgttcctagttaatacaatgacaggaacaacaactccTTTTGCCGAAGAATCCTTCGAGAAGAAACGGCAAATGATTTGGAAGAACAGGATTGCGGGGAgccaggagactcgtcgcaagttttgcaatatggctcatctagGCCATTGGAACGATaaaatctgcgatcaatgctcatcgcagaaggagccagaattcggcaaaggattcTTTCCAAAGCCGGATAAAAGGAGGTTcaggtctgatgaacatgacaaGCATCGGACTCCAAAGGGAaggacacctcgggcaccaaaaaagtaaggtggccgacaaaactttgtgaatcatgtgattcacagcaaggatcgcacccacaaaagaaacgacaaaagtgggtggaagaacaggaagaccactcaccaaacgctccaggacaaaagtgagtggaaggaaaagcagccggcccctgccagcattatcacaagacgATAAGgcaagggtccagcaccatgtgatgccactaacaagtgtcggcaataatggccaaCAAAAGGAGGTGGATGTCACATTCAAAGCAGCTGGCCACGAAGatggaatccgaggccaacaaccaagcaataatagaggggttcaaacctctatataaacccaagtgctggagagaagagagGCATCGGAAAATTcacaacattttcacacaccacttcctctctctagaaattatctttgtaatttttaattttagttttcaaagtttttcgttttagttttagttcctttttatttttatgtacacaaggattagctactatgagtagctaaaacaagttagtctcctcccttggggagtattttatgaaataaattaaattttatataattcctctataaacgcttagtttttgtccaactattccggtttagtaaaaatattttcttttcatttttcaacaaaaatatttggaGTCGATACACAGTAAAggagggaaactgattcctgaaggtgaccattcggcgaaagccggaacacagtgaaggaagaaggttgcaaccatcacttgcgagtgtgtggttggacgaaggccgtggaggcaagaagtccgtaaaacgcgataaAAGCTCCGGAAGGTGACCAGTCGACAaaaggtatactgttgatttatgatttgaattatttagaagttgtacggaagcatgttgggcctgattatgtCTTAATTGatttttgataatttgaacATGAAATGGTTTATTGATGGATTTGTTGAGTATTGGTTGAGGGGTAGTTTTGGCATTAATAATGAGGGGATATGGTTGATAGGTGTTTTGTGAAAGTGagtatttttgatagataagttatgaaggtgggtattttaaattttgacccaaAGTGAATTACATGTGCCTCCCACGGTCCCACCAACCCACAATTAATTGCACACCAACTTCACGCCACGCCTCCTTCCTCAATCACACGCTGACACCTTCAAGGCGACCACCTTCATAAAAAAAGGTTATAGAGACTATTCTCATCCGTAAATTTCTTGGTCAACGAAACACTCATAGGTAAAAGTTGGGTCGACGGTAGAAAGAAATCATAGAGGTAAGTGAGTAACATGGAACCTTTCAAGACCAGGCATTACCTCAACATTACACAAATCCATGTGCTTCACAAAAAATCTTACGTCCACCTATCTGTAGCTTATTTATAACTAATACGCTCCTCCCGTGCGGTGCACGGGccatgaaatatttattttattttaaaattctaaattatataaaaatatcatcatttatgaattaaattaactattaacaaaaaattatgttaatttaaatatttgtatttgatttaaaatagtgtatcataattattttatcaacttaatgagtaggagtataattttaaattaattgattattatataataataaataaatttacagataattttttgttatttgattattattttctattaaaattaataaatatttttataatattgtctcgatatttgttgataatagtgtatcctattttttattaaaatttttaatttaaatatttttatgttatgtttgataaaataattcaacaaataaacttaatattttttttatatatcaaagaaaaagagaagagaaataaattttgtaggagaaagagatacaaatagagataatataataacaacTTGAGctgaataaagagaaaaaaaaatgtagaaaaagagaggagagggaaaaataattattttaaaattttaaattataataacttatttatttcaaattcatatttattgaatttgacatcaaattgaagatcttatcacgatctttaatttgagatacatattgaatatattttcgtaaatcaaatatgaagatttttagaaaatcaaagaagtatgaaaaatagaatagaagagagagaaatttagaATTGGAAtgaggaaagagaaaatttgaaaaaaaatgttgaTTTGTGTTCTCTTCTATTTATGCTCTTATTTGTACGTAACTTCTATCTTAGTTAttgttttctctctcatctctcccctctctcttttaatttctaaaatATTGTCCTCAATTCATGTTGTAATTGCAAAAATACCATAAAATTGGTGGGAAAAAAACtggtattttatattatatatagatttcacGCTAGGCAGCATAAACCCCACACCTAAACGCTTCCAAGTTCTGTCTTTCATCACAAAATGCCCATAAACTAGGTAaagtaatattaatatatactaACCGATCTGGTTCGACAGAACCGAATGAATTTTACTTTACAAAAGCAATGCCACTTGGTTCGGGCTGCTATGTGGAGGGGCAAGGGGCATTCACTTCAAAAGTCTAATCGCAACTAATTTAATGACACATGATTATTCAACTTCAACATCTACATAGGGCAGGGGCCATTAACTTCAAAAGTCTACTCAACTGGGTgcattctttttttaaaaaaaaattgtgaaatctGCAAAGTATAGACTAtagtaataatatatatatcttctgTGTTTGAGGTGAAAAAAATAGTAGAATAATACTCTTTCCGTCCTATGAATCTTgagttacttttttttttcggtcgtcccacgaatcttgagtcattttctTATATGACAAAACAAAatccctttattcacattttcactttttgacCTATCACACGTAACACTCTAAATActagtattttcttaattctcgtgccgaaaaaaattgcctcaagattcgcgggacgaagggagtataatatatagcACAAATTTTGCACTCAATCTTTTGAACTTTTCTTGGTATACATAATCATTACGGTCACAATTTCTTTTTAGTAGTCCTTTATAAAATTGTCAACTTATGAGCAGTTTACTCCATCACCATAAAATTGACAGTCGACCACAAGTTATCCCATGGCTTATCCTGCTGTGATTTCTCTCAAGCAAACACTGCACCGCCTTCTCCACTCTTCTCATCACACATTCCTCAACACTCGAAAACTCTTGAAATATGCATACAACCAAACTATATCCCTACAACAACTTCTCAAAAGATTGGACGACTGCCGCACCCAAAATCTGGATGCTGTGGACGAACAAATTAGAGAGGAAACGCACAAACTAGAAGATCTGCTCGAATTCCACGACTCCAATCACTTCCTCCGCCGAGAAACGAACAAGAGAAAAGAAATATCTGCAAGCTGCCAAAACTCTGAAGAAATAAGTCAAGGAATCCAATCCTTCTGCAAAACGGTGGATAAGATCACCAAGGATTCCGTCGCAGAAATCGGCCATTTTTCGCCTGAGCAAGAACACGACGCTGATCTATCTGATGCGCAAAAGGGTACAATTTCAGTCGATTACGACGGGGTAATGCATCATCTTACTCAGAGAATGAGGCCTAACGACTTCGGAATTTTCCAGATCAACGGCCTGCCCGGCTCCGGCGCaaccgtcgccgccgccgccgttttCGAAGATCTGAAGCACTGCTTCGACTGCCGCGCGAGGGTCCGCGTGGGCCCCAGATACGAGTGCAAGGAAATCCTTCTTGGCATTCTTGCTCAAATAAATGAACCCAATGAGTTGCTTATCGGGAAAGGAGAAGCTGAAATCGGCGAGTTTTTGTACGCGAGTTTGAAAGGCCGGAAATATTTGATCTTGATGGATGACGTACGCGACGTAGAGGTTTGGAAGCTTCTGGAGAGTTCATTTCCAGTGGAAGAAAATGGAAGCGCAGTGGTGTTGACTACGACGAGGCAGCAAAGCCAGCTGCTTGAAATTCGAAACAGGTTTATGATTTACAACATGGCCTGTCGCGATGAAGAGTCGTGGTGGTTTCTGTTTCGTAGTAATTTGTTTGGTCAGGAGCCGTGCCCTACCCAACTGGAGGAAGCCGGGAAGAAGATTGTGGACAACTGTAGGAGCCTTGGTGTTGTAGTgttcacgaaatgagtacccatattttctttttaatccgtccacgaaatgagtacccatattttctttttaatccgtccacgaaataagtacccatattttctttttaatcagtctacgaaatgagtactcattttcatttttgacAAATGTACTCCACacaactttttaattaatactctcaaAATTTGAGACCGTTATTCCACCCACTACATcaaatacattttttaaaatccgtAACATCCCAAAATGGGTACGCATTTCGTGGACGAAGTAAGTAATATTTAAGAGTCAGGGGGTAATGAGCCGATTGTGGAGAAGAGGCTCTTAAATAG
The genomic region above belongs to Salvia miltiorrhiza cultivar Shanhuang (shh) chromosome 5, IMPLAD_Smil_shh, whole genome shotgun sequence and contains:
- the LOC131025691 gene encoding disease resistance protein RPP13-like is translated as MAYPAVISLKQTLHRLLHSSHHTFLNTRKLLKYAYNQTISLQQLLKRLDDCRTQNLDAVDEQIREETHKLEDLLEFHDSNHFLRRETNKRKEISASCQNSEEISQGIQSFCKTVDKITKDSVAEIGHFSPEQEHDADLSDAQKGTISVDYDGVMHHLTQRMRPNDFGIFQINGLPGSGATVAAAAVFEDLKHCFDCRARVRVGPRYECKEILLGILAQINEPNELLIGKGEAEIGEFLYASLKGRKYLILMDDVRDVEVWKLLESSFPVEENGSAVVLTTTRQQSQLLEIRNRFMIYNMACRDEESWWFLFRSNLFGQEPCPTQLEEAGKKIVDNCRSLGVVVFTK